gccaaacacacacacacacaaacagcgccACCCATCCCCAAAAAAACAACCACTGATCATTCTCCTCTTCTcttcatttgatttaatttatttcattttaaactcTCTCATTTCTCCTTCGACATACAGCAATACATAGATACCTCATTTGGCTACTGCTGCAAGTTTTTCgtttgttttcttctttcttttaatgattgtgatgtatttatttaacCTTATTTTTGGGCGTTACTAATTCAACGATGCTTTGAATAAAGACTGTAAGGGAAAATGGGGTTGGATGAATCCCACCCCTCCTGTGGCTTTAAAGTGCCATTTCGAAACATTGAATTGCTCTGAAAGTCACCTTGAGTATTTATAAGACAACCGCATCAACAAAAAAAAGAGACGATGTGTGAATGCATTGCGAGCGAGTGCGTTTGTGTGCGCTAGTGCTTCTGCAAATCAATCTTCCTCCTTGTGTACAAAATGTGAAGAGCCCAGTCCTTTTGCTGCCTCTGAAGACTGTTTACACACGTCGTTTTTTTCTATACGAATCATGTTAGTTCTGTGATTTATTGCCTTCGAAGCACAGATGTGAAGAACCACTTGTACATTTTTGTTTGGAAGCCTACTGCTGATGATCAACGAAATCTTTGTTGGACTGCAAACCCGCCATTTGTTCTACATTGCATCCCTTTCTTGTATTTCAGACCCCCTCCCCGTTTTTGAAGGAACGTCGCGCAGTGTAAGGTGGCAGAGATGACGAACCCTTTGGAGCATGGAAGAAGGAATTTCGTGTAGCTCAACAAGACCCTCCGTGGATTTTGCTCAGGGTTTCACCAACCTGCTTCTTTGGAGAAACGTGGAAGTAAAGGTGCCTTTTGTAGGTAGCCCACACTCTCttttctctgtctttctcttcTGTATTTTGTAAAGAAAGATCTCGGAATGTGTCGAAGCCACTCTCGTCTCTTCGGAAGACTGCAACACAATGCCTTAAAACTATGCACAAAGCTAAGTGACCAAACCAGCtgtcgttttcattttaaaactcatCACATTGTCCATTTAGTGCACTGTCTGACCCTTTGCCTTTTTGTCGTGGagtgttttggggtttttttgttttagtaTGGAGGAGATTTGGTTTAATGAGTTGATTTTTAACATTGAACATTCCATTTTTGTGTATCGTTTTGGATTCTGTACAGAATTGGAGAGGTTTTTTTTGTGCTTCTCTTGATGTTCGGAAAAGAGAAGAGGTGCTTTATTTTAGGtgatttgtatttttgttgtaaGTGCTGTAAGACTGTtgatttaagaagaaaaaaaaaactgtttacagTTTGTTGTAACAGCCATTTTGGGGAGACGACCTATGTGTCAAGCCATTTTGTAAAGGCTTTGCCGTATAACCTTTTTGATACATACCTGTTGCAGTTGCATTTTTGATGAATAAAACTTCACAAAATGTTTCTCTACTGGATGGCATGAGCTCATGCTGTTCTGTGGTCCAAATGGAACACACAAACCTCATTACACAAGTTGGTTTATTCAAGACATTCAAAATCCATTCAACAGTTCTGTAGTGGGATGAAATCAGGCCATTCTGATcagaatttaaaacaaaaatatacactaccggttAAAATTTGGGATCAGTAggatttttacatgtttttaaatgagCTCCTGCTcactaaagctgcatttatttaatcaaaaatagagtacaaattgtgaaatattattgtacTACACAATAACTGTTTGAAAGTTGTTTaaaatttaatacattattatttaaaagatagattttcaGCTTCAGAGTCACAcattccttcagaaatcactcttaattattagtaataaaagcaacaatgactgaagttatgatttcatttgaaactacatacaataagcagttacttaattttaacaaatattttacatttaataaatgccacgtTGAGAAAccgaataattttcttaaaaaaaaaaaacatggaaaaaaaactgaccccaaacttttgacaggtagtgtacCTTTTGTTCTGAGGTAATGCTTCTACGTGCTGGCCATTAGTTCCAGTATACACTGTTGAAATGAGAAATCCTATATTGCAATATAATGCTTCTGCTGCACAATGTGCAAAAGAACAAACCTTTAAAAGGTACAAACACTGTCATACCATACTCAACAGAGAGAAAgttcacaaaacaacaacaaaaagaaactgCTTTTAACACACCCTCATGACAaattttcttcagtagaacaataaaaatgattattagcTGAAATCACAGGGCTTGCAGGATCCATCATTTAATACGGTCTCATCAGACATAAATGAATGAGGAACCACAGTTCTGTTTTCACTGTACctgttttttgactctcaaagtgctggcAGCCACTGACTTGctaccacagtttcagctaaaaatcttatttatgtttttttactgAAGAAACCAATTTTTCTACAACTTGTATGGCCTGAGACTGAAtgaattaacagcaaattttcaactttgggagaactatccctttaaaaagcaACAGACTATAGCAGCCTTAAATATGTTAGTATTTCAAATGAAACAAAACTCCATTATTCAAGTGATTTGCTAAACTGGTTAAAACCACATAATAGAAATGTCcccaaataataaattacaacctaaaaaaagctttttaaattAGCTCTCAACATTAGTGAGCAAATACTACCTACAGCACAGTCTATGCACTATTCATGTTCacaacattataaaaaaatgcTCATGATAAAATAAAGTGATTTTCCAGCAGCTATGAATCGTACAAACAAGTGTTGAAATACACAAAATGACTGATTTAAAAACCGAAAAACAACAATCCATATACTGGTGCTTCATCCCTTCAGAAAGAAGGGTCAACTATCTGCACTTTTGAGcttaaatccaactaaaaccacaAACATAATATTATAAAACCCAACAATTCTGGAACTGGCATTAATGGTGGAACTGGCTGTGGTACGAAATGTACTGGTAGAGTTGAACTATTTAAAGTGCAAAAATACAACGATGTTCAATTGAGAAACCAGATCGACAGCGTAGCGTTTGGCATattcaaaaacaatattttgagAGCTAACAGAAAAGGTTAGCTGGTGTTTCAAAATGAAGTCGTCAGGTTTTTACCCATTTAGATGAGTAACTCCGTCCTAATGCATTTTCCTCCTTCCAGTCGATTTCAGCATGTGCTGTCCAAACTGCAAAAGATAATTATACTGCAATAAGAGAATATACatcagatatatttttaaaagtgacttcACCTACCAGCGGTGTTTCCACATGGGGTTTATTCTCAGAAGCAGTGAAGGTAAAAGCGCCGTCACATTCGCTGTCATTTCGAAAGCGGTGAGCGAACTTGCGTTTCAGGGCTTCTGCGATCATTGCCGCTGCATCTGTGGGTTCAACAGGTTTGGCTTTCACATTTCCATCCTCTTGATGGCTGTGAGGGAAAGGATAAATGAACACTTATTTGGTAAGTGTTAAGAGAAGCTTTGTTTTTATAATCCACAGAAACACACTCGCCTCTTAACTGAGCGCAGCTTGACTTTGCCCATGTCTTTCAGCACATCGAGCATGTTGGGAAGCTCTGGCTTTTTAGTGGCCGAGTCCAATACTGTGTTCTGCTCAGCCTTTTTTCCACGGCGCTCTCGGATGAGGTCAATAGCGGAATAGCTTCTCTGCATGCTGGGAGTGGGAcacggaggaggaggaggtggtggtggtggtggtggaggagGAACTGGAGCCATTGGTGGAGGTACAGGAGGACCACCTGGTGCTGGAGCCGAAACAATTACAAAATTGATATTAGTAGTTTTTACTGCTAAAgtggcaaaataaatatttgcagaatGCTATATGCTCATTTTTACAACTGtatttagaaattaaatataattttgagaccagttttttttaatagacaaGCACACATTGTGCATACCTAAAGGTGAAACCGTCTCCACAGTTAGTTCACTGATAGTTGGAGTGAATGAAAACGAGTAAGGCGCTATAGAATAGTTTGTGCTCGTTTAATagtcatgtaaaataaaataaaaaatagtcagctccattaaaattaagatttttcCTGAGTTTCATCATGCAAATtccttaattatttatgaatctcTTAATTCATAATCATGGAATTTATACTTGCACAACATTATTCAATGAAATCCCATTTCTGCCACTAAAAAAAAGATTAGAAAAAGATATTAACTTGTAAATATTAACTTGTTTTCTCCACATAATTGCAATTGACATTTACACatgtgctgcatcccaattcgcatacttatactgcACCCTAAAAgtatactttttttgtgaaggaaaaatatatacttttgagtgtgtaagagaagagtatgcaagctttaggacacactacttcctcattaacagatcattgtgttgcttagttatgagctcTGTCagtcatccacacatcatccagaTTTCTGTCGTATTTAATTTCTACCTTACgtgagaagcagcagcaggataatctgctattcatgagtctttcatgcagagaaatctcctcaggtgtttggataattctgcattcagatgttaatgtctaaacacgtctttatagaagttcagtattgttgttgcagatgaaatgtaACAGAAAATGCGattaaaatattttccagtgggctagatattaattaacagtcatactacatgtttgtagtttatttacactttgggCAATATCAGCGATTAGAGTTTACAGTTCTACACTTAaaatttttaccggaaatagtaaaccatccgggaacctttggcatactcttttcaaaatactacgatttgggacatgctaattatattttcaaatactatttaagaCGGATAGAATgagaattgggacgcagcaacgCACTTAATCTGACCTTTTTTCCTCAGAACTGCATGATACAAACTCACATTTGCTATCTATTAGGATTGAACTGTGAGATAAACATGATtaaacagataaacagataaaCTTGTAATTGAGAGGGAAAAAGACAGAATTACATGCAAAATAGTCAAGAGTTGGATATTAACCCACATTTTCACCTGCATTTCTACTTTCCTTTGAATTGTGAGATGTAAGCTTGAAAATTCTTAGCTTAAAACCTGCAACTGTTTAAACTAGCTGACATTTTCAGAATGTAACACAATTGCATGTGGTTTAGAAATGATGATTTGGAAGTGGGTGCCACCTTGTCAAGCCTGACAACATTTGTGAAACATCACAAAATGTGGTCTGAAACattcaaaagtgttttttttttcacttcaagtttatttgtatagcgcttttcacaatgactgtttcaaagcagctttacaaaaggtgcacgcTATTGCGTTGTTAAGCACACAGTCAAATTCGGAAAAGGTTAgagttattagttaccataattAGTTTTAGTTACTagtttagtaactaataaagttaactACTAGCTTTTATCagtttatgttatatatatatatatatatatatatagttaacctgcagttatatagcatataggtgatgtcaaTGTGTCTATGTTCAATAGTGTGTGTTgtccttaaagagcccctatgatGGGTTTTTGATAATGACCTTCTATGCTATGTGAAAAAAATCCAGCTAATGCTTATATCTGAAAGTCCACCATGTTAAAACCATTAATTTATCTATAAGAGTCAACTCATAGTGGTTCGGATGAATCGCTgctgtaacgagtctttagccgagCCAGCGTGAcgtcgatacggaactcaagccccgcccatttgttgcagcTATATTAATGCAGACACTGCAGCAGATCCCGGCTGAATCATGTAGCGagatgctgtgctctgaagtgtgagggaaagttagtgttattttccctacccaaagataaGGCAAAAAtatctcagcattatagccccagccatGTGCTGTATTCCCGTAATTTTTCTGATGactgcttcagcaatctacacgcttacaatgggagattcatcagccgtttgttaaaggaagcatcagaaaagactattgatgtatgggactctGTCatagcttgacaggaactttacagtacacagttcatggatcagtttcttcctccattttacaAGTTTAATTAACATAAgtatgattaaaatggttgcctccttgttttctctagcttgcaaattatgtatttaattgtgttttgttacttgtaactgcttgtaGTGTATCTGGTAAActattatattctcatatcatgtctaaaatcactttgaaaacgcgccgtgtgccgctttgtttacggatttaaacgCATTTGTGAGCTCGCAATTCACTGCCGTTtatcgttgctatggccaccgtcagctgttcctacataCGTGCGGTCGTCAAGTTTCAAaacagttcagcttttgccagtgtgtggattaatactgaatgtgtgtcactgtttttacttatggttaacaatagagcaatatgctggtggtAAACTGCATTGCTGCATTTGCACTCCGACTACTTGTTTATAAGCCatctgggcatttctctctgtcttaggctgcggtcacactaggcttttcctcccatagacttccattcatgcgcaagcgaatgcgtcagaccggaaacgcagggtcatgcgttaagtttcgcagttcgctgcggtgcaaagttcaagcttggtggaCTCTGACCTaagaaatcgcatcacttgactgcgtgagaccaattgaggatcaaaacaggacctctctggacagatatttaaaacatgaagcaatcgctagcttttttaaatgtgtaatcatcttgtttaatcccgccccttttcgcagcgccgcacgacagaatttcgcacatacaaagcccagtgtgaccgcagctttatgctgaacgcagtcgaccaatcacatcagactgggtcatcgaaccaatcagcacagattagcattgcgctaaagaggggtttgggaacaaatgaatcactgaacaaatcctacggaagtcgttgggataattaggttaaaaaaaatgcatattattagACACGGATAACCAAAcatgttcctggaggtccggtgtcttgcagattttagctccagccctaatcaaacacacctgaacaagctaatcaaggtcttactaggtattcttgaaacacccaggcaggtgtgttgaggcaagttagagctaaaccctgcagggcaccggacctccaggaacgagattggtgacccctgttataagacattaaaagtgttttttgaccttgcatgcatatcagcctgttgttggatacccccaaaaccaaaatatgaccttttttaatgcataattgtGGCTCTTTAAGCGTTAACATGTCATAAATACAAAGCAAAAGGTACAACGGTTAATTTTGGAAAATCATTATCAAAATAATTTCTAAAGCACTAAAACTAGAAATAAAAAAGTATCAatgctgtaatagtttattaacaaTAGTAAAGTAACAGCAGCTAACCTGGGGACTGAGCGCTTTGCTCCTGTGCCTGGACAATCTGTGCGATTTGCGCTCTTAGTTTGGCCAGCTCCGTCTCCAGAACGCTGATCTTCTGAATAGCTTCATCATTGATAACAGTCTGGCTCTGTTTCGCGGGTTCAACCTGGTGAATGCTGGGTAATGACCGCTGACGTCTCAGGGGCCGCCGCTCCTGAGTGCGAAAAACCAACCCTGAATCTGCCTCACATCTGTAAAACATACagatacaaacatacacaaacatgatACGAACTTCACATCCACATTCATGTTTTagaactttaaatgttttttcaccTGATTCTCCTAGGACCATCGCTCTCTTCTCTGTCGATCCAGGCAACGTCAGCGAGCGTGGCCACGTTTGGCCCATTTGGGCTGTTGAGGAAACTCGCTCCTGAAGCAAACGGATGAAGCTACGTGACCCGAAGACAGTTTGAAGGAAAGTTAATAATTACAACACCTGACTTTAGGGCGCTTTACAAGTCTaaagacaaacagacacacaaacactggAAGCATTTCAAGAACTACAACAACAGAGCAAGCAGCAAATGTTTTCACAGCCACTGTAACATAAATATCACCAGGAAAACCAGTTTAAATGTTCACCCAATGTTTAATGACTTGAACATTTAGAACATTACAATGTCAATCAGCTCTTTATAAATTGTACATTATTAGTGGCaagctttatttattgtttatttatagtgcTTTTGGCCTACATTTTTTAAGAATGAACCGAAGGACTGACCTAAAGCAGACATGCTGCATTCCTGACATACAGGACAGCTGGAAGGAAGAACAGAGAAGAGAAAACAGACAGCAATAAAAGTTTCAAGTTGGGTTTAAAGTCATCATACTTTAATTTTAAAGGTTAGACTGAAGGAAAAGGTTGGATTAGATACGAGCTGATTCCCATCCCGTGATTCATGAGTGTTTATGGTCAGCACACTAATGTAATCATAACAGAAGAGGACAGAAATGAGGATATGTGGAACTGGAAATGAAAGTTAATGAAAGGTAGGAAGGCACCGAACACTTCAAGAACTAAATTGTGTGATGCCACTTTGaacaatattttggttttgggtgaactatcctgtgAAAGATGGAAGGTGTTTAAAAGTTTTTAGATACAAATAAAATTGATatgaatagaataaaatgaaCAGACTAAAGGCTAACACAATAAAACATATGAGTGTTTAGAGGACAAAAATGGTTTATTAGCCTGTTTTAATcagtttatatttaaataataaaataatttcgcTTCTATTACCTGAAAATGTACACGAGGACAAGGGGCCAGGGGAAGATTTGTGGCAATTCTTCTGACAATACTTCTGGATGACCCATAATGCTTTGATGATGATCCTACAGCCTAAGAGTGACACAAATATGATCATTCTTTTCGTCAAAGGATTGAATATTATGAAATAAGCATGTATATGAATTTACCAGGTCCATTTCTATCCGTCTATGATTTCCAATCATCTTGACATTGAAGTATCTTCAGTCATAGATCTGGCTCATAAATGATCATCTTCAgatcaaaacctaaaaaaaaaaacagtatcagAACCCAATCttgataatcttttttttttttaatttcacgaTTCATTTTAAACTAATGCTATACCGAACAGTGCTTTTCAACATAAAAtcttatgattattattagtcACTCTCACATTTCGCACGTCTCCATTCCCAGTTCCCAAAACTTTGACAAACATCCATTGTTTAAAGTGATATTGTTGACACTGAAATCTGCCAGAAAACACTGAGGTACTACACATTTTTCTAGTTGTTTCTAACTTGAAACACATTAATGTCAGAACACAAACAGCGATCTTGAAACTTTACACAAAACTTAATTTACAAAGGTTAAAACCTTGACGCCATTGTTTCAATGTGGCAATATCGCGCTTTTGGTTGGTTACAATATATCTAATAGGACAAATCGAGGTCTTACCGTGTAAACTGTAGCGTAACAGAGTTTTCTAGTAGAGTCCTAGCTGTGCTATGCTAAAGCTATCCAGACCAGCGGTGTCCCGTGTGTTCTTCCCACAGTGCGGGAGCAGTCGCTtggaaaaggggcgggattttTGGAATTGGCCTATGAAATCTGAGGCATTCCATAAATGGGTGGGCCCTAGAATTACCGAGTAAACCACTGGTTAAGAGTGATGGATAGGCAATtcagctggccaatcagagcatagTTATGACTCACATACACGAGGCATGCGTTGGTATGCTTGTGCTtgacttaaaatatttttataaaagattatatgtatatattttaaaaagtatcacACATGTACTTTATTGATTTGATGCTATATCGTTTGTTGTTGTATATAAGGGGTTTATCCGTTTATCTGTTTTTCCCGTTTGTCCAGATGTCAGCATCATTTCGTTCAATAACTGGGAACTTTAAAACTATTTGTCTTCAGTTTAAAGAGAAAACACCTGCGTTGTCATCTTTATGTTTTGTCTATTTGAATTTGTttcgttttgtaatattttataaagcAAATGAGTTTTACTAAAGTCCaataaacacacatactgtatagtgGTGATTCTAGTTTagatggcaccctgggcgaaaccACCCCAAACACCCCTCTAACttatctagttttgaactgagagattgtgcctgagcctcggacattaccAGGAAGgatattccagagtttaggagccatacacgagaaggcttgacctcttttagtagactttgctattctaggtactaccagaagccctgagtttttaGATCTTAAAGaacgagttggattgtagcaagacagaaggttggttagataaacaggagctagattatttaaaactttataggtaagaagtaatattttatgatcaatacgaaacttaacaggcagccagtataAGGAGGACAAAATTGCAGTGATAttgtcatattttctagacctgggtAAAAACTGGATGCATTTTGCACTAACTTGAAGTTTATTAACAGAgtatgctgggcaaccagcgaacagagcattacagtactCTAGCCTAGAagtcattaaattattaataaattgtatatattgtacTATTCATTTgtaacagttatttatttatttatattatcctatataacacaaataaaacagcCATTTATTTAGGAAACTATTAGCTCTAATTTGTTAAAACTTGATTAATTAgaattaaatatatgtatataactgaacaaaatgcaatgtcattaaattaaatttaatgacaAAATTAAACGACaggcatatatatttattattttaatgcattgtaTCTATTGcaaatttatctatttatttgataaaattaaatctaaaataacaaaaGCATTCATCTATATGCATCTAACAGTAGAATTGTCGAGTAGCATTGTGTAGTATATTTCACATAATGCATATCGTTAATTTGTCATGttgttaaataatacaaatttatacTTATTGTTTTTATGATATATTTATACTTATGTTATTCTTTTTTTCAGCTTTATAATGAGATATAATGTATCCTTTAGTAAAACCCATTCGGATTAGTCAAAACCGCACGACGTCATACCCCACCTCCTCCAATCAGCTGGTCTAAATCCAGGAAGTGTTACACGGTCTGCTAAAAAAGCTCCGCGTATAATGGCCAAATAAACCTAACCAGAACAGCTGGTCACACAGAATTTTAACTTCGTTTACTGTCGTCCTCACACCCAGTCTGGTTTCCGTCAGCAGTTGGTTTGTCGGCGGTTTGAGTCCAGCAACCGGACAGGAATCATCCGAAGCAAGGAGCGTCCTGGGCGTGTTTGCTGTAAGGTTATGCGTGGACAACACTCACTGTCACAACACACACAAGGTTAACTAGATAGAGACAATCACTTTAAACCTAAACACACCGACTAAACATTTACTAGCAGACGATAgcacatatttacatttgttctGATGGAAACAGATTATACATTCTCTTTCTGTCTTCTAGCATTGTTATTGTTCATAGAAATACCTTTATAATCACGTGCATTGATGTTTTGTGGTCTAAATATGAATGGAGAACGAATGCCGAATGTTTGCTTTTATAGTCTGGATAGTGTCTCGCATGGAAGCTCGGATTGTCATTGTCTTGATGATGCCGTGTTAACGTTAGCCGGTTAGCAACACAGGCCCGTTTAAAGGCCTCGCTTAGCTGTGTTGTACTGGGTGAATCAGACATCATGACCATGATGGGTCACTCAGTTTACCAGGAAAGCCAATAACAAGCCACGTGTTTCAAGATCAGCGGTCAATCGATAGGAAAGGACACACGAAAACAAATGTGTGTTGACTGAGTGACGTCAGGCAAAAATATTGGCGATAAATGCAAATGTTTGGTGTTAAAATTCTATTGTGCGCACCAATGATGCATTTCTTTTCAAATATGGTAACGTAAATTTGTGAaatactaaaattattattattttatttagtatattatGACATGTAATTTATACTTGTGGTGAAAACCTGAATTTTAATCTTTGCTCCAGACGTCAGTGTcgcgtgatccttcagaaatcattttaatatgatgaacaatttagttaatttaaggTTTTTGGACAAGCATTTTGTTGACAAtgtgtatttaataattaatataatgtaaggaattgcttaaaaataatttgacaagttgcatattttatttaaaaaaacatttttttcaaagtgaAACTAGAaagaacattaaattaaattgagtaaagtgacagtgaataattaataatattactaaaaactCTATTTCAACAGAATGCTGTTATTCAACTTTCTATCCATCACAGAatcctgaaaaaagaaaaaggttagcgctgttaaaaaaaataatacaatatatatatatatatatatatatatatatatatatatatatatatatatatatatatatatatatatatatatatatatatatatattaataataataataataataataattattattattttttttcaacataacaaTAGTGGTTGTGGTATCTCGTGATGCAAAGTACATCAATTTATGTCCATCATACAAATTCTTGAAAGCAAAGgcagaaattaaatgaaattataaaaccaaatttagAAAGACACAGTCACTGAGTACCCTCAGGAAAATTCCAGAGG
This window of the Danio aesculapii chromosome 24, fDanAes4.1, whole genome shotgun sequence genome carries:
- the mtfr1 gene encoding mitochondrial fission regulator 1 isoform X1 — its product is MIGNHRRIEMDLAVGSSSKHYGSSRSIVRRIATNLPLAPCPRVHFQLHPFASGASFLNSPNGPNVATLADVAWIDREESDGPRRIRCEADSGLVFRTQERRPLRRQRSLPSIHQVEPAKQSQTVINDEAIQKISVLETELAKLRAQIAQIVQAQEQSAQSPAPGGPPVPPPMAPVPPPPPPPPPPPPPCPTPSMQRSYSAIDLIRERRGKKAEQNTVLDSATKKPELPNMLDVLKDMGKVKLRSVKSHQEDGNVKAKPVEPTDAAAMIAEALKRKFAHRFRNDSECDGAFTFTASENKPHVETPLFGQHMLKSTGRRKMH
- the mtfr1 gene encoding mitochondrial fission regulator 1 isoform X2, with amino-acid sequence MGHPEVLSEELPQIFPWPLVLVYIFSCPVCQECSMSALGASFLNSPNGPNVATLADVAWIDREESDGPRRIRCEADSGLVFRTQERRPLRRQRSLPSIHQVEPAKQSQTVINDEAIQKISVLETELAKLRAQIAQIVQAQEQSAQSPAPGGPPVPPPMAPVPPPPPPPPPPPPPCPTPSMQRSYSAIDLIRERRGKKAEQNTVLDSATKKPELPNMLDVLKDMGKVKLRSVKSHQEDGNVKAKPVEPTDAAAMIAEALKRKFAHRFRNDSECDGAFTFTASENKPHVETPLFGQHMLKSTGRRKMH